One segment of Bradyrhizobium sp. WD16 DNA contains the following:
- the rfbA gene encoding glucose-1-phosphate thymidylyltransferase RfbA — MLKGIVLAGGSGTRLYPITRAVSKQLLPIYDKPMIYYPLSTLMLAGIRDILVITTPADRCQFERLLGDGGQWGIRLSYAEQPRPAGLAEAFIIGADFIGSDRIAMVLGDNIFFGHGLPELLARAARREEGATVFAYHVRDPERYGVVTFDETQRPVRIEEKPKRPASNWAITGLYFFDNRVVRHARHVEPSARGELEITDLQMRYLAAGALEVERMGRGFAWLDTGTVESLIEAASFVQTLETRQGMKVACLEEIAFRQGFIDRNQVLALAGSLEKSGYGRYLNELVGTA, encoded by the coding sequence ATGCTGAAGGGAATCGTGCTGGCTGGCGGCAGCGGAACGCGGCTCTATCCGATCACCCGAGCGGTCAGCAAGCAGCTGCTGCCGATCTACGACAAGCCGATGATCTATTACCCGTTGTCGACGCTGATGCTGGCGGGCATCCGCGACATCCTTGTCATCACGACGCCGGCCGACAGATGCCAGTTCGAGCGGCTGCTGGGCGATGGCGGTCAATGGGGCATTCGTCTGAGCTATGCGGAGCAACCTCGTCCGGCGGGCCTCGCCGAGGCCTTCATCATCGGCGCGGACTTCATCGGCAGCGATCGCATCGCCATGGTGCTGGGAGACAACATCTTCTTCGGTCACGGCCTGCCAGAACTGCTGGCCAGGGCGGCACGGCGCGAGGAAGGGGCAACGGTGTTCGCCTATCACGTGCGAGATCCGGAGCGCTACGGCGTCGTCACGTTCGATGAGACGCAGCGGCCGGTGCGGATCGAGGAAAAGCCCAAAAGGCCGGCTTCGAACTGGGCGATTACCGGCCTCTATTTCTTCGATAATCGCGTCGTGCGCCATGCCCGTCACGTCGAACCGTCGGCGCGCGGCGAACTCGAAATCACCGATCTGCAGATGCGCTATCTCGCCGCCGGTGCACTCGAAGTCGAGCGGATGGGGCGTGGTTTCGCCTGGCTCGATACCGGCACGGTCGAGTCGCTGATCGAGGCGGCGAGCTTCGTCCAGACGCTCGAGACCCGGCAGGGCATGAAGGTCGCCTGCCTGGAGGAAATCGCGTTCAGGCAGGGCTTCATCGACCGCAACCAGGTCCTCG
- a CDS encoding H-NS family nucleoid-associated regulatory protein: protein MSAKKVELEAMALDDLWSLHEEISAILSARIKAEKRELEKRLAVLNRGMDVIEESSDSRPIQNGKPRRKYPRVMPKYRNPQTSETWSGRGKRPRWLVAAMKSGRKMEEFRISEGGGAKGRQRA, encoded by the coding sequence ATGTCGGCAAAGAAGGTCGAACTCGAAGCGATGGCGCTGGACGACCTCTGGTCGCTTCACGAAGAGATCAGCGCGATCCTGTCGGCTCGGATCAAGGCTGAAAAGCGCGAACTCGAAAAGCGCTTGGCGGTTCTTAATCGCGGCATGGATGTCATTGAGGAATCGAGCGATTCACGGCCGATTCAGAACGGAAAGCCGCGCCGCAAATATCCGAGGGTGATGCCCAAATACCGTAATCCGCAGACCTCGGAGACGTGGTCGGGGCGCGGCAAGCGACCGCGCTGGCTGGTGGCGGCAATGAAGTCCGGCCGCAAGATGGAAGAGTTCCGAATCAGCGAAGGCGGCGGCGCGAAGGGTCGACAGCGGGCCTGA
- a CDS encoding AAA family ATPase: MLQSNMLQTDRTRGTSSSEPAAEGGIGELVNFALGFLRRQYLVVLFTAALALAVCAVYLRITPPTYTGQVQVLLGNPKAQFVQQQSLLAEPAFDLNQIETQLQILKSRAIAISVINQLKLADDPDFNGSMPSFSSLWQRLRGWISSPPKASRTATTGQLSEGLITAFQDRLTANRVSFSSVIEINFNSRSAARAAEIANAIANAYITDQLNAKFEANRSATAWLQERLRDLGDQALTAERAVNAYRSQNNIMSSGGKPIDEQQVTDLNGRIVAARAQTSDAQARLNRYEAILRANSANSSAIGTLDSGGSDALTNPIINNLRQQYLELARRENEWSARFGRDHLAVINLRTRMRDLRTSILDEVRRLAESARSDFEVSKQRQQEIEKQLAEAVSVSRTTNTAEITLRELESRAKGYRSLYDTFLQRYMGSVQQESFPISEARVIYPALPPESKSKPKTKLILALGLFGGVALGVALGLLRDVMDRVFRTSAQIEAALQLPCLSLVPLLRAPKSQKPFPVAPRQPDEDLRQRTISTRSAVHSTVIGMPLSRFAEAIRSVKLAIDLNPTKTSNKIIGITSALPNEGKTTIAAALAQLIAHSGKSVIVVDCDLRNPSLSASLAPDAAAGIVEVIYGTRTLDETVWRDPKTNLTFLPAVRRGPLLHTSEILSADATRKLFDRLRASYDYIVVDLPPLTPVVDVRATTPLIDCFIMVVEWGRTKIDVVQHALHTAPNIYECLIGTVLNKTDIKAMARYDSYRSDYYSDNHYTHYGFSDSA; the protein is encoded by the coding sequence ATGCTTCAGAGCAATATGCTGCAGACGGACAGAACGCGCGGCACCTCGTCGAGCGAACCGGCCGCCGAAGGCGGCATCGGCGAACTGGTGAATTTTGCGCTGGGCTTCCTGCGCCGTCAGTACCTGGTCGTGCTGTTTACCGCTGCCCTCGCCCTGGCGGTCTGCGCGGTCTATCTGCGGATCACGCCGCCGACCTATACCGGTCAGGTCCAGGTCCTGCTCGGCAATCCCAAGGCCCAGTTCGTCCAGCAGCAGTCGCTGCTCGCCGAGCCGGCATTCGATCTCAACCAGATCGAGACGCAGCTTCAGATCCTCAAATCGCGGGCCATCGCGATTTCGGTCATCAATCAGCTCAAGCTCGCCGACGATCCGGATTTCAACGGATCGATGCCGTCATTCTCCTCGCTGTGGCAGCGCCTCCGGGGGTGGATCTCGAGCCCGCCCAAGGCGTCGCGAACCGCGACGACGGGCCAGCTCTCCGAGGGCCTGATCACGGCGTTCCAGGATCGGCTCACCGCGAACCGGGTCAGCTTCAGCAGCGTCATCGAGATCAACTTCAATTCGCGCAGCGCGGCGCGCGCGGCCGAAATCGCCAACGCCATCGCCAACGCCTACATCACCGATCAGTTGAACGCGAAATTCGAGGCCAATCGCAGCGCGACGGCCTGGCTGCAGGAGAGGCTGCGCGACCTCGGGGATCAGGCGCTGACCGCCGAACGCGCAGTCAACGCCTATAGATCCCAGAACAACATCATGTCGAGCGGCGGAAAACCCATCGACGAGCAGCAGGTGACGGACCTCAACGGCCGCATCGTGGCCGCCCGCGCCCAAACCTCCGATGCCCAGGCGAGACTGAACCGTTACGAGGCGATCCTTCGCGCCAATTCGGCGAACTCGTCGGCGATCGGAACCCTCGATAGCGGCGGCTCAGATGCCCTGACCAATCCGATCATCAACAACCTTCGCCAACAGTATCTGGAACTTGCCCGTCGCGAGAACGAGTGGTCCGCCCGGTTTGGCCGGGACCACCTCGCCGTCATCAATCTGCGAACCCGGATGCGGGATCTGCGCACCTCCATTCTCGACGAGGTCCGGCGGCTGGCGGAAAGCGCCAGGAGCGATTTCGAGGTGTCCAAGCAGCGGCAGCAGGAGATCGAAAAACAGCTGGCCGAGGCGGTATCCGTGTCGCGCACGACCAACACCGCCGAAATCACCCTGCGCGAGCTGGAGAGCCGGGCGAAAGGCTACCGTAGCCTCTACGACACATTCCTGCAGCGCTACATGGGCTCGGTTCAGCAGGAGTCGTTTCCGATTTCCGAGGCCAGGGTGATCTATCCGGCGTTGCCGCCGGAAAGCAAAAGCAAGCCGAAGACGAAGCTGATCCTGGCGCTGGGGCTTTTCGGCGGCGTCGCCCTCGGCGTCGCCCTCGGACTGCTCAGGGACGTCATGGACCGCGTCTTCCGTACCTCTGCGCAGATCGAAGCCGCGCTGCAGCTGCCCTGCCTGTCCCTGGTCCCGCTGCTGCGCGCTCCCAAATCGCAGAAGCCTTTTCCGGTCGCTCCCCGTCAACCCGATGAAGACCTGCGCCAGCGAACCATTTCGACACGCTCGGCCGTGCACTCGACGGTGATCGGCATGCCCTTGTCGCGTTTCGCGGAGGCGATCCGTTCAGTCAAGCTGGCGATCGATCTCAATCCAACCAAGACCTCGAACAAGATCATCGGCATCACATCGGCCCTGCCGAACGAGGGCAAGACCACGATTGCGGCAGCGCTCGCCCAGCTGATCGCCCATAGCGGCAAGAGCGTGATCGTCGTCGACTGCGACTTGCGGAATCCGTCGCTCTCGGCCAGCCTCGCCCCCGATGCGGCCGCCGGAATCGTGGAAGTCATTTACGGCACGCGAACCCTCGATGAGACGGTCTGGCGCGACCCGAAGACCAATCTGACGTTCCTGCCCGCCGTCAGGCGCGGCCCCCTGCTCCACACCAGCGAAATCCTGTCGGCGGACGCGACCCGCAAACTGTTCGACCGGCTGCGCGCGTCATACGACTACATCGTCGTCGACCTGCCACCGCTGACCCCGGTGGTGGACGTCCGCGCGACCACACCGCTGATCGACTGCTTCATCATGGTCGTCGAATGGGGGCGGACGAAGATCGACGTCGTCCAGCACGCCCTGCACACCGCGCCGAACATCTACGAGTGCCTGATCGGGACGGTGCTCAACAAGACCGACATCAAGGCGATGGCGCGCTACGATTCCTACCGGAGCGACTATTACAGCGACAACCATTACACTCATTACGGCTTTTCGGACTCGGCCTGA
- the rfbB gene encoding dTDP-glucose 4,6-dehydratase has product MRILVTGGAGFIGSAVCRRLVLQHGASVINVDKLTYAANLGSLVQIEGLPGYAFEQRDICDRAAMDDVLASHEPDGIIHLAAESHVDRSINGPADFINTNIVGTYGLLEAARAYYDRLPRWRRSRFRFVHVSTDEVYGSLGPDGRFCEDTPYRPSSPYSASKAASDHLAHAWFRTYGVPVIVSNCSNNYGPFQFPEKLIPLTILNAIESKPLPVYGSGANVRDWLHVDDHAAGLISLLQQGQPGEKYNFGGDSERTNLDVVTLICDLVDSMSPGRESRRSLITFVPDRPGHDLRYAIDAAKARCELGWRPARTFEQGIAQTVEWYLKSRAWWEKPRASVYDGARLGLLETQL; this is encoded by the coding sequence ATGCGCATATTGGTGACAGGCGGTGCAGGATTTATCGGATCTGCGGTATGCCGCCGACTGGTGCTGCAGCATGGCGCATCGGTGATCAACGTCGACAAGCTGACCTACGCCGCCAATCTAGGGTCGCTGGTCCAGATCGAAGGACTGCCGGGCTACGCGTTCGAGCAACGGGACATCTGCGATCGCGCCGCGATGGATGATGTGCTCGCAAGCCATGAGCCGGACGGCATCATCCACCTGGCCGCCGAGAGCCACGTCGACCGCTCGATCAACGGTCCGGCCGACTTCATCAATACCAACATCGTCGGCACCTACGGCCTGCTGGAGGCGGCGAGGGCCTATTACGATCGGCTGCCGCGCTGGCGGCGCAGCCGTTTCCGTTTCGTCCATGTGTCGACGGACGAGGTCTATGGCTCGCTCGGTCCGGATGGCCGCTTCTGCGAAGACACCCCGTACCGGCCGAGTTCGCCGTACTCGGCCAGCAAGGCGGCATCCGACCACCTGGCGCATGCGTGGTTCAGAACCTACGGCGTCCCGGTCATCGTTTCGAACTGCTCGAATAACTACGGCCCGTTTCAATTTCCCGAGAAGCTCATTCCGCTGACCATTCTCAATGCGATCGAGAGCAAGCCGCTGCCGGTCTATGGCAGCGGCGCCAACGTGCGGGACTGGCTCCATGTCGACGATCACGCGGCGGGACTGATCAGCTTGTTGCAGCAGGGCCAGCCCGGCGAGAAATACAATTTCGGCGGCGACAGCGAACGCACCAATCTGGACGTGGTCACCCTCATCTGCGACCTCGTCGACAGCATGAGCCCGGGCCGCGAAAGCAGGCGATCGCTCATCACCTTCGTGCCGGACCGCCCCGGCCACGACCTGCGTTACGCCATCGATGCCGCCAAGGCGCGCTGCGAGCTCGGCTGGCGGCCGGCGAGGACTTTCGAGCAGGGCATCGCCCAGACCGTCGAGTGGTATCTCAAGAGCCGCGCGTGGTGGGAAAAACCGCGCGCCAGCGTCTACGATGGCGCCCGTCTCGGGCTCCTCGAAACCCAGCTTTGA
- a CDS encoding exopolysaccharide biosynthesis polyprenyl glycosylphosphotransferase, which translates to MNFVNRHIAANISDEVPPRSLGATLATERKWPIRYESIAPLVLLADCATILVASVVSAAIYQFHGGGGMTADPGKALGSATIVSALFVSLLKIQDMYRPTELLVLRSQIRTVCLVWSCVFLLLAGTVGAVDIGHELSRGAALLFALIGLAALIVQRGVMRDLLKKGLSGRRFTGRNVVLITDQPQPLDSGLAQTLTNLGFCVSEKFSLPPPGSNSGYRKRLSARVIERIRGSDIDEVIVEADPNRWSELRAFVAELRVVPFPIVFVPGGAASEMFRRPTRDLGSAVCVELQRGPLTGVEHATKRLIDLVGAGLALTILSPLLAAVAIAIKLDSAGPVLFRQQRCGFNGRRFAICKFRTMSVLEDGPSIVQVGPVDNRVTRIGKWLRRTSIDELPQLLNVLDGSMSLVGPRPHALAHDNQFDKVVRNYAFRRRVKPGLTGWAQVHGCRGPTPTTALIERRVEYDLWYIDNWSLRLDLAILLQTPLEVLRGRNAY; encoded by the coding sequence ATGAATTTTGTCAATCGGCATATCGCGGCGAATATCTCGGACGAGGTGCCGCCTCGCAGCCTTGGCGCAACGCTGGCGACGGAACGGAAATGGCCGATCCGCTACGAGTCCATCGCGCCGCTCGTGCTGCTCGCCGACTGCGCGACCATCCTCGTTGCCAGCGTCGTGTCGGCCGCGATCTACCAGTTCCATGGCGGCGGCGGGATGACCGCCGACCCCGGCAAGGCCCTCGGCTCCGCAACGATCGTATCGGCGCTGTTTGTTTCTCTGCTGAAGATACAGGACATGTACCGACCGACCGAACTTCTGGTCTTGCGCAGCCAGATCCGGACCGTCTGCCTCGTCTGGAGCTGCGTGTTCCTTCTGCTCGCCGGAACCGTCGGTGCCGTCGACATCGGCCACGAACTCTCGCGCGGCGCGGCTCTGCTCTTTGCGCTGATCGGACTAGCCGCCCTGATCGTCCAGCGTGGCGTCATGCGCGATCTGCTCAAGAAGGGCCTCAGCGGCAGGAGATTTACCGGGCGGAACGTCGTGTTGATCACCGACCAACCGCAGCCGCTCGATTCCGGCCTGGCCCAGACTCTCACGAATCTCGGATTCTGCGTATCCGAAAAATTCAGCTTGCCGCCGCCGGGCTCCAATTCCGGCTATCGAAAACGGCTCAGCGCGCGCGTGATCGAACGCATCCGTGGTTCCGACATCGACGAGGTGATTGTCGAGGCGGACCCCAACCGCTGGTCGGAACTGCGTGCTTTCGTCGCCGAATTGAGGGTTGTGCCCTTTCCCATCGTCTTTGTGCCGGGTGGCGCGGCCTCCGAGATGTTTCGGCGGCCGACGCGGGACCTCGGAAGCGCCGTCTGCGTCGAACTCCAGCGCGGCCCTCTCACGGGAGTTGAACACGCCACGAAGCGGCTGATCGATCTCGTCGGTGCAGGGCTCGCCTTGACCATCCTGTCGCCGCTGCTTGCGGCCGTTGCCATCGCCATCAAACTGGACTCCGCCGGACCTGTGCTGTTCAGGCAGCAACGCTGCGGCTTCAACGGCCGGAGGTTTGCGATTTGCAAGTTTCGAACAATGTCCGTGCTGGAGGACGGGCCATCGATCGTCCAGGTCGGGCCGGTCGACAACCGGGTGACACGGATCGGCAAATGGCTGCGCAGAACGAGCATCGACGAGCTGCCGCAGCTGCTCAACGTGCTCGATGGCAGCATGTCCCTGGTCGGCCCAAGGCCCCACGCGTTGGCACACGACAACCAGTTCGACAAGGTGGTTCGGAACTACGCGTTCCGGCGACGCGTCAAGCCCGGCCTCACCGGTTGGGCGCAGGTGCATGGGTGTCGCGGTCCGACCCCGACCACCGCCCTGATCGAACGCCGGGTCGAGTATGACCTCTGGTACATCGACAATTGGAGCCTGCGGCTCGATCTTGCGATCCTGCTTCAGACCCCCCTCGAGGTGTTGCGCGGACGCAATGCCTATTAA
- a CDS encoding H-NS family nucleoid-associated regulatory protein has protein sequence MRKLDLEAMDFDELWLLHEELTKILSEKITAEKLELEKRLAQLNRAERIGEAGITTEEPRSDRVPRRKYPKVLPKYYNPSAPTETWSGRGKQPRWLVTALKSGRKLEDFKIGDGGPTAENKNSRRSHHS, from the coding sequence ATGCGCAAACTGGACCTAGAGGCAATGGACTTCGACGAGCTCTGGCTTCTGCACGAGGAGCTGACGAAGATTCTGTCGGAAAAGATAACCGCGGAAAAGCTGGAGCTGGAGAAGCGGCTGGCGCAGCTCAATCGTGCTGAGAGGATCGGCGAGGCTGGAATTACGACCGAAGAACCGCGGTCCGACCGGGTACCGCGTCGCAAGTACCCGAAGGTTTTGCCGAAATACTACAATCCGTCTGCGCCGACGGAGACCTGGTCCGGCCGCGGCAAGCAGCCGCGATGGCTGGTCACGGCTCTCAAGTCCGGCCGCAAGCTTGAGGACTTCAAGATCGGCGATGGCGGACCGACAGCGGAAAACAAGAATTCGCGGCGCAGCCACCACTCTTGA
- a CDS encoding polysaccharide biosynthesis/export family protein gives MGILALSGAGCGIMPTNGPLGMDVRTASEGAEPAALPYALVKLTPEVVRILGRYTPRLSSAFADRSPPKAFRFGVGDIVSVTIFEASAGGLFTSDAGVRAGNFVTIPNQAVDEQGNITVPYAGSVRARGRTPSEIQRDIVDRLKARALEPQVVVALATQNTSLISVLGDVRAAGRFPASPSGERVLDAVARAGGPVTQGYDMWVSLERMGHRASVPFGALMYEPANNIYVLPNDVIYLYTQPQTFVAFGAAGNQGQFKFDAWRISLAEGVAKQGGLNDAQADPGSVFLYRGETRDVARQIGVDVDQYQGPVIPVIYMVNLRDPSGYFLAQTFEMRNKDVIYTSNAVSVETTKFLNFLRTIMATANDPIIYATNGYALKAAIQGSPTTIITTPTPITGVAK, from the coding sequence GTGGGAATCCTGGCACTGTCCGGTGCCGGCTGCGGGATCATGCCGACCAACGGCCCCCTGGGAATGGACGTCCGCACGGCATCTGAAGGCGCCGAGCCGGCGGCACTGCCCTATGCCCTGGTCAAGCTGACCCCCGAGGTCGTGCGGATCCTCGGCCGGTACACGCCCCGACTGTCGTCGGCATTTGCCGACCGGAGCCCGCCGAAGGCCTTCCGCTTCGGCGTCGGCGACATCGTCAGCGTGACCATCTTCGAAGCTTCCGCCGGCGGCCTGTTCACGTCCGACGCCGGGGTGCGCGCCGGCAATTTCGTGACGATTCCGAACCAGGCGGTCGATGAGCAGGGCAACATCACCGTTCCCTATGCCGGCTCAGTTCGAGCCAGGGGCCGAACGCCTTCCGAGATCCAGCGCGACATCGTCGACCGCCTCAAGGCACGGGCGCTCGAGCCTCAGGTGGTGGTGGCACTCGCAACCCAGAATACGTCGCTGATCAGCGTCCTGGGAGACGTCCGCGCCGCGGGACGGTTCCCTGCCAGCCCGTCCGGCGAACGTGTGCTCGACGCAGTCGCGCGAGCCGGCGGACCGGTGACGCAGGGCTACGACATGTGGGTGTCGCTCGAGCGGATGGGACACCGGGCAAGCGTGCCGTTCGGCGCGCTGATGTACGAGCCGGCCAACAATATCTACGTCCTGCCCAACGACGTCATCTACCTCTATACCCAGCCACAGACATTCGTCGCCTTCGGCGCCGCCGGCAACCAGGGCCAGTTCAAATTCGACGCCTGGCGTATCTCCCTCGCCGAAGGAGTCGCGAAGCAGGGCGGCCTCAACGATGCGCAGGCCGATCCGGGCTCGGTCTTCTTGTATCGTGGCGAGACCCGGGACGTCGCTCGCCAGATCGGCGTCGATGTCGACCAGTACCAGGGGCCCGTCATCCCCGTGATCTACATGGTCAATCTGCGCGATCCCTCGGGCTATTTCCTGGCGCAGACCTTCGAGATGCGAAACAAGGATGTCATCTACACGTCCAACGCGGTCTCGGTTGAAACGACCAAATTCCTGAACTTCCTGCGGACCATCATGGCCACGGCCAACGACCCGATCATCTATGCGACGAATGGCTATGCCCTGAAGGCCGCGATCCAGGGGTCGCCGACCACCATCATCACAACGCCGACCCCGATCACCGGCGTTGCCAAGTAG